Below is a genomic region from Medicago truncatula cultivar Jemalong A17 chromosome 3, MtrunA17r5.0-ANR, whole genome shotgun sequence.
GCAATGGTTCTCACAACACCTTCACCCAAATGCTGAGTCAGTTCCAACACCAATCTCGAAGAATAATCTAGAACTTTAAGAGCAGTCAACGACGGCACCAATAACTTGACAAACATGACTGATCGCTCCCTTTCCTGTAAACTCATCGGTGATTTTACCACCTTCGGAAACCTCCTTCTTCACCGGAGGCGTAGACAGAGCTGGTGCAATGGCGGTCAAATGACAGGAATAATGCatgtaaatatataaataagcaagtaaatataataattagtgAAATTATAATAATGCATGTAACACTTCCACAAAATGGACcaaaatatgaataaaactAAAACTTGCACTgtaattatatgatgaaatttTCCTGCCTTGAAGAGCCTGCAGCAATGTCTTGTATTCCGTTGCAATTGAATTCAAAGGTTTTTTAAGATCACTGCGTCTGATGCTCTGGCAGATCAATTGCAGGCAATGGAAACTCACAGAACTCACAGGTGACAATCCTCTGGGGGCAACTTTCACATTCGtggatatataaaatattgcaATCCATTGTTTCACTGCACAATGAATAGGCAACCTTCACAATtcacattttcttttgaaaagcaGAATTCGTGAAAACTAATTGTCATATTTACATTCTAAACGATCAAATTTTCAagatatattgatttttttcaaaaactcaaaaggcggaaataataaaaaaaaaagtgattcgTACCAGTTTATCAAAGAGAAAAGGTTTGAAATAGCGTTTACAGACTTGGAGAAATCTCTTTTTTCACCCATAccaattttttagcaaatcaaatcGTTCAGTTGCTGTAAATTTCATAGTGAATGATAATGATACCATAGTTGCGTCACCTCAACGGTTGACGATCGTTACCGAAGATCGTTGCCTCAAGGCTTGACTCAGCCGATTCAAACCGTTCGATATGAAGGAACGTTCTGATTAATTGTGGAAACTCGAATCGATTGAAAAGAGaaaggatgaagaagatgaaggttaacattttggtttgaatttaaCCGTACACTGTTTGTTTTTGGTTATTCTGTGGCGAATATGAAGAAAGGATGAAACtgaaagcaaaacaaaaaatgaggaGGAAAATGGATGAGTTCGTGATTCTTTTGTCTGAGGGGAGGGAAGGGTAGGGTTCAGTGTTGGAAACATAAGAAGTTGAAAATGTGAGAAGGAGGATTTTGGAAACATAAACACAACCCTAATAGCAGGTTCACTGCACTATGTGTTGGAATAGAAAAGAGGCTTTGGAAATAACAAATTGCAATTATGACGGGAGTTGTAGATATCACGTTGCATTGTGTTGGAACATATGGATTGTGTGGAGATCAACACAGATTCATCTAACGGTCAGAACTATTTGGAGCCAAAACCATTAGGATTAGGGTTGACACAATTTGTTAACATTGTTATTGATATTAGAgataaataagataagataagattgcACAATTGAAATCCAAACCACCCATTGTGCATGCATCTAAACTTTACCGAACCTTGgacaatacaaaaataaatgtgtaGTTTCATCAAACCAGCAACTAAACATGAATAAATAGTTGTCTAAATGAGAGAAATCTATTTATACTATGTTGTTTTTCGCCAGTAATCTATCTTAAATCAATCGCTATgcaaataaagataaaagacaTATATGGAAAAATCATCGAAGTTGTTATCCGATCTAATCATGTAATAGGATTCTTAGACTGAGTAGCCTCCTCCCGAATTAGTTGCTATAAACTGAAAAGTCTACTAAACTTCTCTAAAATCAACTACCAAGGTCCATTTGCAATACCAAAAACACCTCTTATCTTTGTTGCCCCAAACACATATACAATCATTTGCCACCCCATATTTATTTCTAGAATTTAAACCACAACTCCTCCCTCTCATCTTTCATATCCTCGGACACCACTTATCTAACAAAATAAGGTTAAATGCTTTAAGATTTGGAATCACCCAATCcctccttttgttttggaaaacaaaCTGTATCCCACTTAATCCAATGAATTTTGTGGCCATCCCCAACACCACCCAATTAAAAAGATTTAAATACTGACTAGATTTTAGAAATGGAACATGAAGGAGTTTGAAGAAAGAGGGTATAGTGGCGAACGGATTATGTTTATttcttctgtaaaaaaaaataataggatTTCTAAATTCTTCAAACGACGAGAAATTACACTTATCCACCTCTCTTTAGTTCTGTTTAAATAACACCAAAATATTCATTTAACGACACATTTATCTCTATATTTATAGAATGTGAGCGTCTTTTACAAAATAGAAATTTAAATGTCGTTTCATTTATACATAGGTGGGTGCAAATGCCCTTAATCTTCTATTAAACTTTCAACTAAAACTCGTTGACAAAACATACCGATGGTAAATAAGTTagtcaataatataaaaatgaattgattaaCAATATAGTACtattatcataaaaatcatGGTGGAACCAAAGCTATAcattaaatattgtaaaaatcattgtcaaaaaactttaaaatataataattgttaGAAATCCTATgtcaaatagataaaaaatgtttgatgtGATACTTAAACTACGAGACTTTCCCATCTAATGGATTAGTCTTTTAGATTCAACTCTCCTCATAGACTTAAAATCCTATCAAATAGTCGACCGTTGTTCAACCAAAATATTGTATGTGAACTTTACGACCATGGATAAACAcatctttcttttcaaaataaagaaTATGGTGGAGATTTACCTTATATGTTTTCAAGAAGACACATAAATAAGCTTAAAATGACGtgactcattttttttttaagacttgGCTCAATGCTTAGTGTTGGTCAAATTTCAGTCACAATATTTCCTTCATGCTAAAGTAGTcaaaaaatttgagaataaatgaattttaatcCAAGAACTACAGTACCACTAGACTAGACTACTAGTAACTATGAACCTGGTTATACTCTTCAGTTCCCTTAAGTTGAAGATCAAACTATGTGTGACAAAGTTTTTATACTAacagaaaattataaataactttccattatttctttaatttcatCAGCAGTGCAatctttgtaaatttattttgtggaaacctatttataaattaatgcatTGTAAGCAAGAAGAATTTACAAAGTGAATTCAGGTATTTTAAATTTTcgttatatataaaaaagtatttagttATTTTCATTCATTAACTAAAAGTATTTCGTTATCTATCGGGTTAAATATTATGACTTTACCCTGATCTCAAAATAAGAAGATCCTACATAGATTGAAccaaagaagtaaaaaaaaaaaaaaagactcagTAACCAATGATCATTCAGTATAttaagcacaaaaaaaaaaaacagaaaaacattGCAAGATTTCCTAGATTGATGATTAATACTACAACCTCCATAAGTCTGAATAGATCATACaagaatttaaattaaattaatagataATGACACGGAAGAGGAAAATAAACGAAGCACCGCCTCTCATAAAATTATCTCATCACACTAATATATGATGGATCAAGATCCAGGAAACAGTGAAAAAGAAAGCAACAGTTGGTGAGATGGTAGTAGCTGAAGATGCACTTTGTATGGTAGGAGTAGTGGTGGTGGTTGTTGCGGCAGGGGTGCGATCGGAAGGTGAACCTTTCCCTGATGGTAATGGTGTTGCAGAAGGAGCAGCAGAAGAAGGCTTAACCTTAACAAAGAGTTTCATGCCAAATGTGCAATGTCCAGGAATAGCACATATGAAGTAATGTGTTCCCGCTTCTTTGAGGGGAATGGTTGTGGCACCGCTACTGTCTGTACTAATTGAATTTCCAGTTGTGCATGATTTATAGTCACTTTCTTTAACTTCATCCACTGTGTGCCCAGCTACATAGTTGAACACTGTCATAATAAAGTTATATACATTAGTTTATAAATTGTGATTgcaatttaaaattaaacaaaaaattgaaattgataaaaGTTGGATTAATTATTATACTTACCGAGACTGTCACCAACTGCAAAGGTTTTGTCACTAGTCCATGTGTTATAATCAGGACCAACTGTCCAACCTAAACCATCTCCAACAATGTGGTTTGTTGCCAGAGTCGGC
It encodes:
- the LOC11419969 gene encoding blue copper protein: MAFSNALVLCFFLAITMPLPTLATNHIVGDGLGWTVGPDYNTWTSDKTFAVGDSLVFNYVAGHTVDEVKESDYKSCTTGNSISTDSSGATTIPLKEAGTHYFICAIPGHCTFGMKLFVKVKPSSAAPSATPLPSGKGSPSDRTPAATTTTTTPTIQSASSATTISPTVAFFFTVSWILIHHILV